The sequence TTGTGTTTGACGCGAATATGACTTCACTCACCTTTAAACTGAGTAGAGCGATAAGCCGAGACTGGCAGCCGAACGATGAAATTCTGGTAAGCGCACTTGATCACTACTCTAATGTATCCAGTTGGCAACAAGCCGCTGCCGATAAAGGCGCTACTGTTCATCAAGTAAATATTGACCCGACTAACTGCAATTTGGACTACACCCATTTAGAGTCTTTATTGAACTCCAATACCCGGCTGCTAGCACTCACTTACGCTTCAAATACCAGCGGTAGCATTGTTGATTTGCAGCGGGTGATTGCTAAAGCAAAAAGTGTTGGTGCAATGGTGTATGTTGATGCGGTGCATTACGTGCCGCATCGCTTAGTGGATGTACAACAATTGGGCTGCGACTTTTTACTCTGTTCAGCTTACAAGTTTTTTGGCCCCCATCTTGGCATTGCCTATGTGGCCGACCCTTGGTTAGAACAACTTAAACCTTATAAAGTAGAACCGGCAACCAACCTTGGCCCTGGACGTTTTGAGACCGGCACCCAAAGCTTTGCGGCTATTGCAGGCATGAGTGCCGCGGTTGATTACTTAGCCCATTGGAACCCACAACAAAATATGCGAGCGGCTTTAGCTGCGAGCTTTGAGCAGTTTGCCGCGCATGAGCAAGGTTTAAGTCAGAATTTCTTAGAGCGTTTAGCTACTCATCCCCAAGTCACGCTTTATGGAGAAAGTAGCTTACAGCGATTACACAAGCGCACCGCTACTTTTTCTATGCGCTGGCCAAGTATTTCGCCACAGCAGATTGCCGCTATGCTGGGCGAGCATAATATTGCCACTTGGCATGGACATTTTTATGCGCAAGGCATGATGGAACAATTAGGTTTAATGGATAAAGGAGGGGTGCTAAGAGTAGGTTTTATGCACTACAACACCCATCAGGAAGTGGATCGCTTGTGGGATTTGTTGGATAAGTTCTGTAGCTAGCAGAGTAACTACACATCTAGAGCTAGGTGGGCAAATAGCTCATCTAGATCGGCAGCGCCTTCAAACTTAATACCCACAGCAATATGGTTATGACCATCTCGGCTTTGGCTTTTAATATTACCCTCAATCACCGTATCACTTTCTGGCTTACCGGGTATGCGAATGTAAACAAATACGCTATCGAGCAGTAGTTTGCCATTGCTTTCTGGCCACGCCATTTTAAAGCGACAGCCTCCCGCTGATAAATCCAAGATAATGCCATCGAAGCTCAAGTCGTTTTCGATTTGTTGGTCACTCACCGATGAGCGGTGAGTCACAGTGGCAGGAATGCGAGTACTGGCTCGTTGTTGTTTACGAAGGCTAAAGCGTTCTACTTCGCTAGGATATTTTACAAACAACAGGTGTTTAGGGGATTTGATGATGTCGGTAATAATGCTGCGAAATGCAATGCACTGACCCGCTTCGCCCTCGATAATGGAGCGAATTACACAGGCCATGCCTTCAAGTAATACGTCACCGTGACCTTGTTGCGCGTACTTGGGCACGGCAAAAATAAGGAAGTTAGCATCGTCTAAACCGATTAATTTACATTTAATCCGAACATTGCCCACCTTTACAAACTGCACATCTAAAATGTCGCCAAAGCGCAGTTGTCGCATTATATCTACCACTTCTTGGCGCTGGTTAACGCGAGGGCTTGGAGCAGGTGCCAAAATAAACTTCCTTTTTACCGTGTTGGCTTAAAACAAGCGGCTTCCCCAGCCGAGCTTAGTTCTTAAGATCTTAAAGTAATCATAGCTTTTAGGGTGAACCAGACGCAACGGGTGATTTTGTTTGCGAATAATCACTTCATCGCCCGGCATAACGGGCAGCGATACGTGGCTATCACAGCTTATGTTCATATGCTCACTATTATCGTGAGACAGTTTAAGCTTAATTTCGCTATCGCTGTCTACCACTATGGGGCGTGAGCTTAGGGTATGCGGGAACATTGGCACCAAAGCTATTGCATCTAAATTAGGGGTGAGAATGGGCCCGCCAGCAGATAAAGAATAGGCGGTTGAGCCAGTAGGCGTAGTAACAATTAAGCCATCGGCGCGTTGGCTTAACATAAAGTGGTCATCAATATACACTTCAAATTCTAACATGGTGGCGACTTTGTCGAGGTGAAGTACCACCTCGTTTACTGCGCTGTTGCGGCTTTTGACCGCGTTATGGCGCAATACTTTCGCTTCTAACAAACAGCGTTTTTCAGTAATGAACTCGCCCTGTAATACTTCTTTTAAGGGGTGTTCAAAATTGAAAGGGTCTAAATCGGTTAAAAAGCCTAAGTTGCCTCGGTTTACCCCTAGTACAGCTATGTCGTAACGCGACAGCACTCGCGCTGCCCCCAACATGTTGCCATCGCCTCCAACCACAATGGCTAAATCAGCTTGCTCACCGACCTGGTTAATACTCACTAGGTTAAGCCCGTCAATGGTGAGTTGTTGGCCGGTCTGCTCTTCTACCAATACTTTATATGATTGTTCAATCAACCAATGATAGAGCGCCGTTAAGGTATTATTGGCTCCCTCGTGATGGGGTTTACCAATTAAACCGATTGTGTTGAAGATTTGAGTCATAACTTGTTGATTTAACATTGTGTTGCTAGTGATTATAACGTGTGGCTTTACTACTCAGCCAGTTTTATCGTGACTATCACTTGAAAGCGGCGGTTTGATCCCCATAATATGCAACAGAATTAAGTTATTTGTGAAGAATTACGGAGACCCTGCATGAGCAGTGAGCAAAACAAACCACAAGCTGAAGAAGTGGTAGCGGAAAACGAAGTAGAGCAGCAGGTTGAAGCTATAGACGCTGAGCTAGAAAGTGAAGTGGAAGAGCAAGCTGCAGAGTCGGCTGGTGAAGAAATTAGCGTAGCTGAGCTGCTAGAGCGCTTAGCAACTGCCGAGCAAACCGTTGCCGATCAAAAAGACGGTGTGATTCGTGCCAAAGCCGAAGTAGATAACATTCGTCGTCGTTCAGCTCAAGAAGTAGAAAAAGCGCGTAAGTTTGCTCTAGAAAAGTTTGCTAACGAGCTGCTACCGGTTATCGATAACATGGAAATGGCCCTACAACACGCTAACCGTGAAGATGAAGCGCTAACTTCGATGATTGAAGGCGTTGAACTTACTCTTAAAACTTTAATCGACGCTGTGAAGAAGTTTGGTATTGAAGTGGTGTCACCACAAGACCAAGCCTTTGACCCAGAAAAGCATCAAGCTATGGGCATGCAAGAAGTAGAAGGTGTAGCGCCTAATACTGTGGTAGCAGTATTGCAAAAAGGCTACCTACTAAATGGCCGTTTATTGCGCCCAGCAATGGTAATGATTTCTAAAGCTGCTTCGGTAGACACTAGCGCATAGATTTATTATTGCTGAATCAAAAAGGGCCTTTAGGCCCTTTTTTTGTGGCTGAATTTTACACTGCGTTATGACTTTGAGTAGGGGAATTCTTTGACCTAACTTACTTGGCTATGCCATTGTAGACTTATGAATAAAAATTATTCGTATTGCTCAGAAGGCAAACAACAGCAGTAAATGGAACAGTTAGAGATTTTCGACATCCCCAATCCTTGTCGCGGCATTTGTCAAACCAATAGCCGCGGGTTGTGCATGGGTTGTTTTCGGAATCGAGATGAACGTTTTGCTTGGCAAACCCTAGAACCTGCCCAGCAACAGAATATTTTGCGCTTAACTAAACAGCGAAGAATGCGCTTTATTCGTATGCAGCGTAAGAAGTTAGCCGAGCAACAGCAGCAAAACTCGGTACAGGATGAATTACCATTTTGAAAGTAAATGCTGCGCTAAATGGTGGTAGTTAACCCTTACATCGGGCAATATATGCGTCCAGTAATAGGGGCATGAGTCATTTAGAGGTTGTATGAGAGATTTAGATCAGCTAATAAAAAATAACCGCAGCTGGGCAAAAAATATAAAAGAGCAGAATCCCACCTTTTTCTGTGATCTGTCAGAGCAACAAAATCCTGAATTCTTATGGATTGGCTGTAGTGACAGTCGGGTACCCGCCAATCAGATTGCTGGCCTGCCTCCAGGTGAAGTTTTTGTACACCGTAATATCGCCAATGTAGTGGTGCATACCGATTTAAACTGTTTGTCAGTTATTCAATATGCAGTCGACGTTCTAAAAGTTAAACACATCATTGTTACCGGTCATTATGGCTGTGGTGGGGTATTGGCGTCGATGGAAAACGAACAGTTTGGCTTGATAGATAATTGGTTGCGCCATCTTAAAGATGTATACCGCTACCATGAGCAAGAACTTGATGCGATTGAAGACAAGCAACAGCGGGCCGACCGCTTGTGTGAGTTAAATGTAATGGAGCAAGTTAAGAACGTGTCTCAAACCTCCATCGTGCAAAATGCCTGGAGCAATGGCCAAGAACTGTCGGTACACGGCTGTATTTATTCTATCCAAAACGGCATCCTAAATAATCTAGATATCTCGATTTCTGGCAACAGTTAAAAACGGCATTTCTAGATATAAAAAACGCGGCTAAGGCCGCGTTTTTTGTTACCTATTTATATATCTAGGCTTTTTCGGCTGAGGCCACATTGATATCTGATTCACCGTGAGGTAGATGAACTTCTTCTTCAGATCTACCTGCCTGAGGATTGTTGTATGTATCCACGTTTAGGTCACCTTCAGATTTAGCAACAGCAACGGTTACCATGCTATCACCGGTGATGTTTACCGCGGTGCGAACCATGTCTAACAAGCGGTCTACACCAATAATTAGCGCAATACCTTCTACAGGTAAACCAACTTGCTGCAATACCATGGCTAGGGTAATTAAGCCTACACCCGGCACACCTGCAGTACCTACCGATGCTAAGGTTGCAGTAACAATAACCATTAAGAAATTGCCAGCGGTTAGGTCTATGCCATATACCGTTGCAATAAAGATGGTTGCAACACCTTGCATAATTGAGGTGCCGTCCATGTTAATGGTGGCGCCTAAAGGTACCGTGAACGAAGCCGTTGAGTTGCGCACGCCCAGCTTATGAGTTGCCGTTTCCATAGTAACTGGAATAGTCGCATTTGAAGAGGCAGTACTAAATGCAAATACGATGGCTTCGCGCATTTTCTTAATGAAAATAAGCGGGTTTAAGCCAGTAAGTACCTTTAATAAAGAAGGGTAAACTAATAAGGCGTGCAGCAGTAATACAACCAATACCACCATGAAGTAGCTAAGTAAGCTCGCAATCGCGTCAAAACCAATTTCAAAGAACAGTTTTGCCAGTAAGGCAAATACGCCATAAGGGGCTAAGTTCATTAAAATGGTCACTAACTTCATGATCACTACATTGAAGTCTTCAAAGTGCTTACCAATACGTTTACCTGGCTCGCCAGAAATAGCGATGGCAATACCAAACAACAATGCAAATACAATGATTTGCAGCATGTTGCCTTGAGCCATAGAGGCAATTGGGTTATCAGGGAACATATCAATGATAACTTGGCTAATGCTTGGTGCTTCTTTAGCAACAAAAGCGGCTTCGGTAGTTAGCTCTATGCCAGTACCTGGGCGTATAAGTAGTGCAACGGCCATGGCGAGTGAAATAGCAATCGCGGTAGTGGCTAAATAAAGCAGTACTGTTTTACCGCCAAGGCGGCCTAAGCGCGCAGTGTCTTTCATTGAAGATACACCGCAAACCAAAGAAACAAATACCAATGGAACAACTAACATCTTCAAGCTTGATACGAAAATCGAACCTGTAATATTAAGGATGCCGTCAACGATGTAGTCTTTGACTAAGATAGACTCAGCAAAAAAGGTTTGTAAGAAAACCCCTAAGCCAATACCGGCAACCATACCGATAAGTATTTTGTGAGTAAGACTCAGTTTTGAATCGTTTTTCATTTCCCTTCTCTCTGTATTTTACGCAGAACTTAATACTGCATATAACCTAAAGTTGCGCGCATAGTATCATAGGTTATAAAAATAGCCATTTTTGACACTACCACCTATAACTTTGTTGGTTTTATAATCTAAATTCGTGATCGCTTGCTCAATACCTAAGCAATTGCCAAGATTTTGCGAGAATGGGTTTTTAGTGAGTTTTTTTTATTTTTTCCCTTGAAAAGCAATTTGCTGCCCCCACTTAGTTCTCAACAACGAAATATTAGTTACAACTAGAATTTGGAGAACACCATCATGGGTAGAATTATTGGTATCGATTTAGGAACCACTAACTCTTGTGTTGCAGTACTAGACGGCGACACCCCTAAAGTAATTGAAAATGCGGAAGGCGATCGTACTACCCCTTCAATTATTGCATTTACCGACGACGGCGAAACCTTAGTAGGTCAACCTGCTAAGCGCCAAGCGGTAACTAACCCTAAGAACACAGTGTTCGCTATTAAACGTTTAATCGGCCGTCGTTTTACCGACGACGAAGTTCAACGTGATATCGAAATCATGCCTTTCAACATTGTTAATGCTGACAACGGTGATGCTTGGGTAGAAGCGAAAGGCGACAAAAAAGCGCCACCACAAATCTCTGCAGAAGTTTTGAAAAAAATGAAGAAAACTGCAGAAGACTACCTAGGTGAAGCTGTAACAGAAGCGGTAATTACCGTACCTGCTTACTTTAACGATTCACAGCGTCAAGCAACTAAAGATGCTGGTCGTATTGCGGGCCTAGACGTTAAACGTATTATTAACGAGCCAACTGCAGCTGCATTTGCTTACGGCGTTAACAACGCTAAAGGCGACAACGTAGTAGCCGTTTACGACTTAGGTGGTGGTACTTTCGATATTTCAATCATTGAAATTGACGAAGTAGATGGCGAGAAAACCTTCGAAGTACTAGCAACCAATGGTGATACTCACCTAGGTGGTGAAGACTTTGATAACCGCTTAATCAACTACTTAGTAGAAGAATTCAAGAAAGACCAAGGTTTCGACCTTAAGCAAGATCCACTAGCTATGCAGCGCCTAAAAGAAGCGGCAGAAAAAGCTAAGTGTGAGCTATCTTCAGCACAACAAACTGATGTAAATCTACCTTACATTACTGCTGATGCTTCAGGTCCTAAGCACTTAAACATCAAAGTAACTCGCGCTAAGCTTGAGTCTTTGGTTGAAGAGCTAGTTCAACGTTCACTAGAGCCATTACGCATTGCACTACAAGACGCTGACCTATCAGTTAGCGACATCAACGATGTAATTCTTGTTGGTGGTCAAACACGTATGCCACTAGTACAAAGCGCTGTTACTGAGTTCTTTGGTAAAGAGCCTCGTAAAGACGTTAACCCTGATGAAGCTGTAGCCATGGGCGCTGCTATTCAAGGTGCGGTATTGTCTGGCGACAAAACTGACGTACTACTACTAGACGTTACTCCACTGTCTCTAGGTATTGAGACGATGGGCGGCGTAATGACTCGCGTTGTAGAAAAGAACACCACCATCCCAACTAAGGGTTCACAGGTATTCTCAACGGCAGACGATAACCAAAGCGCGGTAACCGTTCATGTAATTCAAGGTGAGCGTAAGCGTGCTGCAGACAACAAATCTCTAGGTCAATTTAACCTAGAAGGTATTCGTCCTGCACAACGTGGCGTGCCACAAATTGAAGTAACCTTCGATTTGGATGCCGACGGTATCTTACACGTATCTGCTAAAGACAAAGATACGGCTAAAGAGCAGAAAATTACCATTCAAGCTTCATCTGGTTTGTCAGATGACGAAATCAACAAGATGGTAAACGAAGCTGAAGCCAACGCTGAAGAAGACAAGAAATTTGAAGAGCTAGTTCAGGCTCGTAACCAAGCTGATGCACTTGTACACGGTACCCGTAAGCAAGTTGAAGAAGCTGGTGAAGCGCTTCCAGCTGAAGACAAAGAGAAAATCGAAGCTGCAGTTAGCGAGTTAGAAACCGCTAGCAAAGGCGAAGATAAAGCAGAGATTGAAGCAAAAACTCAAGCGCTAATCGAAGCTTCTCAAAAACTTATGGAAGTAGCTCAACAACAAGCCCAAGCAAATGCTGGCGAAGCTGATGCAGAGCAAGCTGCTCCTGCTCAAGACGACGTTGTTGACGCTGAGTTTGAAGAAGTGAAAGACGACAAAAAATAATTTGTCTTAAACACTTTAAGTAAGTAAATAACGGGCGTTGTGAGAACAACGCCCGTGTGTCTATCAAAAAGCCATTACTTTCAACTGGTTTAGTTGCGAGAAAGTAGAACACCCATTATGTCAAAACGCGATTATTACGAAGTTCTTGGTCTAGGCAAAGATGCCGGCGAGCGAGAAATTAAAAAAGCCTACAAACGTTTGGCGATGAAATTTCACCCAGACCGTACCAAGGGCGATAAAGCTTCTGAAGAGAAATTTAAAGAAGTAAAAGAAGCCTACGAAGTGCTGAACAATCCTCAGAAGAAAGAGGCTTACGATCACTACGGCCATGCTGGGGTTGATCCAAACCGTGGTGCTGGTGGTTTTGGTGGCGGACACGGCGACTTTGGCGACGCGTTTGGTGACATCTTTGGTGATATATTTGGTGGTGGACGCGGAGGCGGCGGTGGTCGTCGTCAGCCACAACGTGGCTCAGATCTTCGCTACAACTTAGAGTTGAGCTTAGAGCAAGCCGTTAAAGGTGTTAAAAAAGAAATTCGCGTACCTACTTTAGTGCACTGTGAGCAGTGTAATGGTAGCGGCGCCAAGAAAGGCTCTACGCCTAAAACCTGTGGCACTTGTCATGGCCAAGGCCAAGTACAAATGCGCCAGGGCTTTTTTGCGGTGCAGCAAGCCTGTCCTACCTGTAAAGGTAAGGGAACTATCATTTCTGATCCTTGCCATAAGTGTCATGGTGAAGGTCGTTACGAGCGCGCTAAAACCTTATCGGTTAGCATTCCAGCTGGCGTTGATACTGGTGACCGTGTTCGTTTATCGGGTGAAGGCGAAGCCGGAGAAAGCGGCGCTCCAGCGGGTGATTTATATGTACAAGTACATGTTAAAGAGCACCCAATCTTCCAACGTGAAGAAAATAACCTTTACTGCGAAGTACCAATTAGCTTCACTTTAGCCGCCTTAGGTGGCGAGATTGAAGTACCTACTTTAGATGGCCGAGTGAACCTTAAGGTGCCAAACGAAACGCAAACTGGCCGTATGTTCAGAATGCGTGGCAAAGGCGTTAAGTCGGTGCGCGGTGGCCCAATTGGTGATTTGATTTGTAAAGTGATTGTTGAAACCCCGGTTAAGCTTAATGAAACGCAAAAGCAGCTGCTTAAAGACTTTGAAGAAAGTTGTGGTGGCTCTGCTAGCAGTAAGCACAAACCGAAAGCCGAAGGCTTCTTCGACGGAGTTAAAAAGTTTTTTGATGACTTAACCAGTTAATCAAAACTACTTGAAAGAAAGGCGGCTATTAAGCCGCTTTTTTTATGTCTGTTTCACTTTGATAGCAACAGTAAGTGCGTTCCAAGGTCGCCCTTCATTATGATATTATTTGTTAAAAATCATTGGGTAGCATGATGATAAGTCTTGTTTTAGGTGGAATTAGAAGCGGCAAAAGCCGCTGGGCTGAGCAGCAGTTTCAAAACAAGGCTGGTTTAAAACCCGTGTATATCGCAACCGCCATGCCAAGCGACGAAGAAATGGAACAACGGATCGCTCATCATCAAGCTTTGCGAAACAGATCTTTTGATACCCACGAATTTGATTTTTCAAAAGAGCAACTCAGTGAAGTGTTGCTAGCTTACACTGCCCAAAATCGGCCAATACTGCTGGAATGTATGTCTACTTGGCTAGGGTGGTGGTTATGTACCAACAAACCTTTCGATCAGCAGCTGTTAGATATTCAACAGCAATCTAGCGACTTACTGGCCAGTTTAGATGCTATTGATGGGGACTTGGTTATTGTGAGTAACGAAGTAGGTTTAGGTTTGGTCTCTGACAACGCCATGGGCCGCAGGTTTGCCGATGAGCTTGGACGATTAAACCAAGCTTTAGCGGCAAAAGCCGATAAAGTTGTATTTATTAGTGCTGGCTTACCGCTAGTATTAAAGGAGTCGTAGTCTTTAAGGCTGCAAAGATATGGAAGTGCATTAATGAATAAAGTATTAAAAGCCGCGGTTATAGCCAGTTCAATCATTGCATTGCTCAGTTGCTCTGCTTCTCCTACTGGGCGCAAGCGGGTGCTGCTTTATGATGACTCAAAAATGAGTGCTTTAGGGGCTCAGTCTTTCGAAGAAATTAAAAAACAAGAAAAGATTTATACCGACAAAGCTACTAACGATTATGTAGCCTGCGTATCTAATGCGGTTACCGCCGAGATCCCCGGTCACTATGGCGATGAAGATTGGGAAGTCGTGGTATTTGACTCCGAGCAAGTGAATGCCTTTGCTTTACCAGGCGCCCATGTTGGCGTTTATACCGGCTTAATCAAAGTGGCCGAGACTCCCGATCAACTGGCTACGGTTATTGGCCACGAGATTGCCCACGTGCTCGCAGAACACAGTAATGAACGTTTATCGCAAAACCAAATAGCCGGTATTGGTACCGCTGTTGCGGCAGTAGCCATTGGCGTTAGTGACGACATTAAACATAAAGGCGCGGCGATGGCGGCCTTAGGTTTAGGCGTACAATATGGCGTATTATTGCCTTACGGGCGCGCCCAAGAAAGTGAAGCAGATTTGATGGGCTTAGATTTAATGGCTAGCGCGGGTTTTGACCCACGTGCCAGCGTTTTCCTTTGGCAAAATATGGCCAAAGCGGGTGGTGGTTCAGTGCCTGAGTTTTTATCAACTCACCCGTCTAGCCAAACGCGAATTACCGATTTAAATTCGCGCATGTCGCGTGCCATTCAGTTAGAAAAACAAGCGATTGCTCAAGGTAAGTCACCTCAGTGCATTCGCCCTGCGAGCTTTGATGCTAAAGATACATCTAAAGAGTCCGATGTCGATAAAACTAGCTAGCCTTAGCGATGCCAAAGAGATCTGCCGGGTGCAGCGATGCAGCTGGCAGCATGTCTACCCTAAGCAACTCATTTCCGATATGTTTCAAGCTCTACCATTTGAGCTGCATCAACAGCTGTGGAAACAACGCCTTAGCAGTGAGAAAAATCAAATCTGGGTATTAAAAACTAATGGCGTGCAAGGCTTTTTAATGCTGGAAAAACAAACCCCTGAGATTGAGCTTGCCGCCCTGTATTTGCAACCAGATACCATTGGCAAAGGTTGGGGTAGAGCCTTGTTAGAAAAGGCTTGCCAGAGCGCAGCAATGAAGGAAGTGTACTGTTGGGTGATGCAAGATAATCAGCAGGCAGAGGGCTTTTATCGCCACACGGGCTTTCAATTTAGTGGTGAGCAACGTCAAGTGGAATTTGCCGGTAGTTACTTTGTTCAAAAAAAGGCGTATTTAGCCGCAGACCAACGGTTTTTCTAGTGACTTTGTGATAACATTTTGGCTCTTTTTAACGATCAGAATTAAGAGTTCAAATGAGCGATAAATATCAAGGCGCAGCAGCGCAAGCAAGTTACGGCTACGGCCTTCAAATTGGTGAGCAAATTGAGCGTGCAGCATTCGACGGCTTAGAAGTGAATGCAATGCTTGACGGTATTCGTGACGTAATGCAAGGTGCGCAACCTCAGCTTGACGAAGCGGTTATTGGTGCGGCTTTCCAAGAAATTACTAAAGACATTGAAGCTAAAAAAGCTGAGCAACACAAAGAAGCAATGGCTGAAGGCGAAAACTTCTTAGCTGATAACGGCCAGCGCCCAGAAATCAATAAAACTGAATCTGGTCTTCAATACGAAGTATTAGTTGAAGGTGAAGGCGAATCGCCAAGCGCTAGCAGCAAAGTACAAGTTCACTATGAAGGTACTTTAATTTCTGGTGAAGTATTCGATAGCTCTGTACAACGTGGTCAACCTGCAGAATTCCCAGTAAATGGCGTAATTAAAGGTTGGACTGAAGCGCTACAGCGCATGAAAGTAGGTGACAAGTGGAAGCTATACATTCCTCAAGAACTTGCTTATGGCTCTCAAGGTGCGGGTGCTGCAATCCCTCCTTTTGCTGCCCTAGTATTTGAAGTTGAATTGCTAGCTATTCTTGGCTAAGAGCAATCGCTTTTATAACAAATGTCGCTTTCAATTTGTTTATGATTTTGGCTGAAAAGCAATCTTCACTTTGAGCAGACATCAATTAAGCCAGCGTAAGCTGGCTTAATTATTTAGGGGGTTACCAGAGCCTTGTTGCTGCTTTTCGAAACGGCTCAATGCTTCTTCGTTTTCACCAATACGTTTAAACCGCTACTTGGCTATCCCTTGGCGCGAATTCAAATACATCGGAAAAGCAGTTTTCTTCTTTTAGACCTAGCGACTTTAATTTATAAATTGTGCCATAAACCATATTCGGGGAGCCGCAAAGATAAGTTTGAGCCTTGCTAAGATCTGACAAAGTCTCTTGTATCACCTGATAAATAAAACCTGTTTTTCCAGACCAGTTAATACCTGCTGATTCCAATATTGGTATGAAGTTTAAGTTCTTATATTGAACAGCCCAATCGTAAAACTGATCAAGCAGGAAGAAGTCATGCTCACTTCTGTTAGACCAATAGATGTCTATATTGGCGTCGGGTCGTTGCTGTAAAATTTCTTCTGTGATGCATTTAATTTTTGAGATACCAGAACCAGCTGCCACCAACACATGAGGAAGATCCAAGCTTGTTTGCAAAAACGCATTCCCCATTGCTAGCCTTATATCAACTTGCTCATGACCATTGCTTAGTTGATGAATGCGGCCTAGGACTTTAGCCGAGAATTCGCTAGTTTTCTGGATAATCAACTTAAGACATGTGGGCTGCTTTGGATTAAAGCGACTGGCAATCGTATAAGAAAGAGATTGAAACTCACCGTCATTATTCACATCTAGTACAAGCTGCAGATACTGTCCCGCTTTAAAGCCTAAGCTAGCACCCTTTAAGGATGTTAATTCGACCTCGAAGGTAGTTTGGTTTAAAGGCTCGACACTTACTACTTTACAAGCATGAGTAGCCACTTTCAGCTCTGTAGCTGCGTTATTCATACAACAATCCATCATTTGGGTTTAGATATTAAAGTCCCTAAAACTTAATGCATTTACTATGTGAATAAAAATGTTATATTTTCATTAAATCATTAACATTATTCATAGACTTTATGATCGAGCGTATCCACCTTCGAATTATCCATGCGGTAAAAGAGCAGGGCTCACTTACTGCCGCCGCAAAAGAACTGTGTGTTACTCAGTCCGCCCTAAGCCATACTATCCGTAAATTGGAAAATAACTTAGATACCGAGATCTGGATCCGCGAAGGCCGTAACCTTCGTCTTACTCAAGTAGGGCAGTATCTACTGAATATTGCTAATCGCGTTTTACCCTTGCTTGACCACGCAGAAGAGAAGCTCAAACAAATTACTCAGGGAGAGCGAGGAACGCTGCGAATAGGAATGGAATGCCACCCCTGCTATCAATGGTTGTTGAGAGTGGTATCCCCCTTTTTGGATACTTGGCCAGATGTGGATGTAGACGTAAAACAGAAATTTCAGTTTGGCGGTGTGGGCGCACTATTGGATTACGAGATTGATTTACTGGTGACGCCAGATCCATTCTATAAAAGTGGTCTTTCTTTCCAAGCTGTATTTGATTACGAGCAAGTGCTCGT comes from Agarivorans sp. Alg241-V36 and encodes:
- a CDS encoding NAD(P)H-flavin reductase: MNNAATELKVATHACKVVSVEPLNQTTFEVELTSLKGASLGFKAGQYLQLVLDVNNDGEFQSLSYTIASRFNPKQPTCLKLIIQKTSEFSAKVLGRIHQLSNGHEQVDIRLAMGNAFLQTSLDLPHVLVAAGSGISKIKCITEEILQQRPDANIDIYWSNRSEHDFFLLDQFYDWAVQYKNLNFIPILESAGINWSGKTGFIYQVIQETLSDLSKAQTYLCGSPNMVYGTIYKLKSLGLKEENCFSDVFEFAPRDSQVAV
- a CDS encoding LysR family transcriptional regulator, producing the protein MIERIHLRIIHAVKEQGSLTAAAKELCVTQSALSHTIRKLENNLDTEIWIREGRNLRLTQVGQYLLNIANRVLPLLDHAEEKLKQITQGERGTLRIGMECHPCYQWLLRVVSPFLDTWPDVDVDVKQKFQFGGVGALLDYEIDLLVTPDPFYKSGLSFQAVFDYEQVLVVPSNHPVALHKYVKPEDLRDQVLITYPVAADRLDIYTQFLSPAGVNPRLHKTCEATDIMMQMVACNRGVAALPRWLANQYSKTLPLAVVRLGEKGIDKQIYLGTREGDAGIEYLKAFIDLAKALNSPTA